Proteins encoded together in one Yersinia mollaretii ATCC 43969 window:
- the pssA gene encoding CDP-diacylglycerol--serine O-phosphatidyltransferase gives MSKFKRSKHQQHLAQLPKLPQPVDDVQTLYCPKVFRSTLLELIGQATKRIYLVALYLEQDDAGRDVMNALYQAKQLRPELEICVLVDWHRAQRGRIGAAAVNTNADWYCEMAAQHPNVCVPIYGVPVNTREALGVLHLKGFIIDDTVIYSGASINDVYLHQNDKYRYDRYQLITNSSLAGIMVDYVKQRVLSAGAVQRLDRTDRPTNPEIKNETRQFRSSLRDIGYQFPAQAGNDELAVTPLVGLGKKSQLNKTIHHLMASADERLTICTPYFNLPALLVRNIIYLLREGKQVEIIVGDKTANDFYIPEDQPFKIIGALPYLYEINLRRFLSRLQRFVDNGQLIVRLWKDGDNTYHLKGMWVDNNWQLITGNNLNPRAWRLDLENAILIHDPKHEMHEQRAKELDCIRTHTKVVSHYLELENIQQYPVKVRKLIRRLRRIRIDRLISRIL, from the coding sequence TTGTCAAAATTCAAACGTAGTAAACATCAACAACACCTTGCACAACTGCCCAAACTCCCCCAGCCAGTTGATGATGTCCAAACGCTTTATTGCCCCAAGGTTTTCCGCTCCACTCTCTTGGAATTAATAGGTCAGGCGACCAAACGTATTTATCTGGTGGCGCTCTACCTTGAGCAGGATGATGCGGGCCGTGACGTGATGAACGCCCTCTATCAAGCCAAGCAGTTGCGCCCTGAGCTAGAAATTTGTGTGCTGGTCGATTGGCACCGCGCCCAACGTGGTCGTATTGGGGCCGCAGCCGTCAATACTAATGCTGATTGGTATTGCGAAATGGCAGCACAGCATCCCAATGTTTGCGTTCCCATTTACGGTGTTCCGGTCAATACCCGCGAAGCCCTTGGTGTGCTGCATCTGAAAGGTTTTATCATTGATGACACTGTGATTTACAGCGGTGCTAGCATCAATGATGTCTATCTCCATCAAAACGATAAATATCGTTATGATCGCTACCAGCTAATCACGAATTCATCATTGGCCGGCATTATGGTTGATTACGTGAAACAGCGGGTACTGAGTGCTGGTGCCGTTCAACGCCTTGATCGCACCGATCGGCCAACGAATCCCGAAATCAAAAACGAAACCCGGCAGTTCCGTTCATCACTGCGCGACATCGGTTATCAATTTCCAGCGCAAGCCGGTAACGATGAATTAGCTGTCACTCCACTCGTTGGGTTAGGTAAAAAAAGCCAGTTAAACAAAACGATTCATCACTTAATGGCTTCCGCTGATGAACGCCTGACGATTTGCACGCCATATTTTAACCTGCCTGCATTGTTAGTTCGCAATATCATTTATCTTCTGCGGGAAGGTAAACAGGTCGAGATTATTGTCGGTGACAAAACAGCAAATGACTTTTATATCCCAGAAGATCAACCATTTAAAATTATAGGCGCATTGCCTTATTTATACGAAATCAACCTCCGCCGTTTCCTCAGTCGCTTACAGCGCTTTGTGGATAACGGACAACTGATCGTTCGTTTGTGGAAAGATGGTGACAATACCTACCACCTGAAAGGAATGTGGGTCGATAATAACTGGCAGTTGATTACGGGTAATAACCTGAATCCACGTGCATGGCGCTTGGATCTGGAAAATGCCATTTTGATCCACGATCCTAAGCATGAGATGCATGAGCAGCGAGCCAAAGAGCTGGATTGCATCCGTACTCATACCAAAGTCGTCTCACACTACCTTGAGTTAGAGAATATTCAGCAATATCCCGTCAAGGTACGCAAACTGATCCGTCGTTTACGCAGAATTCGTATCGACCGTTTGATTAGCCGCATACTGTAA